Within Caproicibacterium argilliputei, the genomic segment GTGGCGGAAGTGCGCGCCAAAACGCCGAAACAGTTGGAAATTGAGTGCTTTGTGCATGGGGCGATGTGCGTGTCCTTTTCCGGGCGATGCCTGCTTTCCAATTACTTTACCGGGCGGGACGGCAACCACGGCGACTGCGCACAGCCCTGCCGGTGGAAGTATGCGCTCTGTGAGGAAACCCGTCCCGGACAGTACCTGCCCATTATGGAGGATCAGGACGGCACATACATTTTGAATGCGAAGGATATGAATATGTCGGAGCATTTGCCGGAGCTGCTGCACGCCGGTGCGGACAGTCTGAAAATTGAGGGTCGCGCCAAGTCTGCTTACTATACGGCGGCAGCGACAAACGCGTACCGCCGCGCACTGGATGACGCGCTGGCGGGCGAGCCTCTCACACCGTGGGTGAAAGAGGAACTGATGAAAATCAGCCACCGGCAGTACAGCACCGGCTTTTACTTTGGACGTCCGGACCAGAATATGGATTTGGGCAGTTATGTGCGCGACTACGAAGTGGTGGCGGTCTGCGAGTCTTACAGAAATGGTGTGGCGGTGCTGTCACAGCGCAACCGCTTTTTTCGCGGTGACGTTGCGGATGTTCTGGAACCGGGCAAAGCGCCGTATCTGGTGCGGATGGATCACATCCAGAACGGTGATGGGGAGGAAATCGAGTCAGCCAACCACGCGGTTATGCGGGTGCTGCTTTATACGGAAACGCCGATTGCTTCCGGCGCGCTGCTGCGTGTGCAAAAGAAGCAAACTGCCGAGCCGGTTGCGCGGACATAACTTGACAGGCTATATCCTTTCCCAATTGCATTGTGCGTAAAGGAAATACATTTACAGCAAGAGCGGCTGCCGCAGCGCGAAAACTGAAAAATTGTGTATAAATGCACTTCTGTTTGGAAAAACTTTCTAAGTGGAGGTGCATTTTTATGCCAAAACCAGCGAAACGTATTTTGATTCTCATGACCGCAGTTTTCCTACTGCTGACATTCTGTGCGACCGAGGTACTTCGCATTGCTGTCTGGAATGATTCGCTGGCGAAAACAGCGGTTATGCAGCAAACCCTGACTTTGACGTTCACCTCGGGGCGGGGCAGCATTTATGACCGGAACCTGCAGCCGCTGACCGGTGGCAAAACTTCCTATCTGGCGGCGGTTGTGCCCGGAAAAGAAACCGCCGCTGCCCTTAGCAAAGTGCTTACCGCCCAGCAGATGAGCAGCGTCTATGACCGGCTTAAAGCGGGTGCGCCGTTTCTGACCAAGCTGGACGCACTGGTGGAAACAGACGGCATCCTGTGCTTTCCGGAACAGGAGCGTTACCCGGAGCAGATGCCCGCGGCGCATTTGATTGGGTATCTGGACAGCGGCGGCTGCGGTATCAGCGGCGTGGAAAAGGCGTTCAACAGTCTGCTGACAGCCGGCAGCAAGACAACGAAAATCACGTATCAGGTGGATGCGCTGCGGCACTTGCTGCCGGGGGAGTCGCCGCAGGTTCTTTCCAGTGTTTCTGGTGCAGCGGCCGGTGTGGTGCTTACCATTGACAAAGATTTGCAGAAAATTGTAGAGGACAGCGCCGCGCCAGTGCTGAAAAAGGGCGCTGTGGTGGTTCTGGAGGCCGGCACAGGACGGATTCTAGCGTCTGCAAGTTTCCCAAACTATGACCCCACGGATATTACGAAAGCGCTGAAAAGCGATGACGGGGCTTTGGTCAATCGGGTTCTGCAGCCATACAGCGTTGGCTCTGTTTTTAAGCTGGCGGCTGCCGCGGCGGCACTGGAACACGGTGCGGATCCCAATGCCAAGTATACCTGCACGGGCAGCGAAACCGTGGAGGGGCTGACGTTTCACTGTGCAGGCGGGGAAGCACACGGTACAGAAACCATGTGCAGCGCGCTTGCCAATTCCTGCAACTGCTATTTCATCAAGCTGATGCAGGCGGTTCCGCAGGCACAGTTTTTGACCATGGCGCGTTCGCTCGGCTTTGGGCAGAGCACAGAAATTGCGCCGGGGCTGTCCGGCAGCGCGGGTACTCTGCCAGCCTTGTCGGAGCTTGCAAACCGGCGGGCGCTGGCGAATTTTTCAATCGGGCAGGGAACGCTGCTGGCAACGCCGCTGCAGATTGCCGCCATGGTCAACGCGGTCGCTTCCCAGGGAATTTACACACAGCCCACAGTGTATGCCGGGCAGGCGGACGGCACCGGCCACCTTTCCGTGCAGGCTTCCCTGCAGAAAGGGGTGCCGGTCTTTTCGCACAGAAGCGCGCAGCTGCTGTGTTCCTTTATGCAGGAAAGCATGGCGAGCGGAACCAGCCGCCCCGGCCGCCCGGTGCACGTGAAGGCTGCCGCAAAAACGGGCACCGCGCAGACCGGCCATTTTACCGACGGCAAGGAGGAGCTCATTTGCTGGTACACCGGTTTTTTTCCGGTTGATACCCCTAAATATGTGGTAACGGTGCTGTCAGAAGGGGGCGAAAGCGGCGGCAAAACCTGCGGCCCTGTCTTTCAGAAAATTGCGGATGCGCTGTATCCGCATGAGATTGACAATACGGAAGATTGCGTTTATAATAATCCCATAAAGAATGTAAAAAAACAGTGAAGGGTACAAGCCCCCGCAGGACTGCACAGAGAGCCGGCAACTGGTGAAAGCCGGTCTTTCCAAGGGGGGTCGGCCGGCCCGGAGTTCCCCGCGATGAGCGGCGGCGTTTCCCGCGTTAAGGGAGCAGAGTGGCGCTTTGCAGCGCAATTTGGGTGGTACCACGGGTGTTCCCGTCCCATAGCGGACGGGAGCGCTTTCTTTTTTTGCAGAAATTCATTTGAATAAAGGATGGAGAGCAGCGAAATGCAGTGGATGGGTTTAAATGAGATACGGGAAAAATACCTGGAGTTCTTTGAGGGAAAGGGGCACCTGCGCCTGCCCAGTTTTCCCTTGATTCCGAAAGATGACAATTCCCTGCTGCTGATTAACAGCGGCATGGCGCCGATGAAAAAATATTTTACCGGTGAGGTGACACCGCCGCGCAAGCGCGTGACCACCTGCCAGAAGTGCATCCGCACCGGTGATATTGAAAATGTCGGCATTACCGACCGCCACGGAACGTTCTTTGAAATGCTGGGCAATTTCTCGTTTGGGGACTACTTTAAGCATGAGGCAACCGCCTGGGCGTGGGAGTTCTGCACCAAGGTCATGGAAATGCCAGTCGACAAACTTTGGGTCACGATTTATCAGGACGACGATGAGGCGTTTGAAGTCTGGACCAAGGAAGTCGGCGTTGCGGCAGACCACATTGTTCGTCTGGGCAAAGAGGATAACTTCTGGGAGCACGGCCCCGGCCCCTGCGGCCCTTGCTCAGAAATTTACTTTGACCGCGGCCCGGAGCACGGCTGCGGCAAGCCGACCTGCGGGGTTGGCTGCGACTGTGACCGGTATGTGGAATTCTGGAATGTTGTGTTCTCACAGTTTAACAGTGACGGCCACGGCAATTACCCGCCGATGGAGCACCCGAACATCGACACCGGCATGGGGCTGGAGCGCCTTGCCTGCGTCATGCAGAATGTGGACAACCTGTTTCTGGTGGATACCATGCAGAACATTATCAAAAAAGTCTGCACGATTGCGGGTACGGAATACGGCAAAGATAAAAAGAAGGATATTTCTATCCGCGTGATTACCGACCATGTGCGTTCGGTTACGTTTATGATTGCGGACGGCATTATGCCCTCCAACAACGGGCGCGGCTATGTACTGCGCCGCCTGCTGCGCCGCGCTGCGCGGCACGGGCGTTTGCTCGGTATCGACCGTTCCTTCCTCACAGAAGTGGCGGAGTCTGTGATTCACGAAAGCTGCGGTGCGTATCCGGAGCTGACGGAAAAGAAGGAAATGATTCAGAAGGTTATTTCTGTAGAAGAAGAAAGCTTCGCCAAAACCATTGACCAGGGCACCGCAATGCTCAATGAGATTATGGAGCACCACGAGGGAACTGTGATTTCCGGTGAGGATGCATTTAAGCTGAGCGATACCTACGGCTTTCCGATTGACCTGACCAAGGAAATCGCTGCGGAAAACGGCATGACCGTTGACGAGGAAACCTATCACCAGCGGATGCAGGAGCAGCGCCAAACCGCACGCGCCGCGCGGAAAAACGCGGGTGCAGAGTCCTGGGCAGGCGAAAGCGACCTGCTCAAGGGTGTGCCGGAAACGGAATTTCTCGGTTACCGGGAGCAGACCGCGCAGGCGAAAGTGCTTGCCATTATCGCCGGGGATGCGCGCGCAGAGTCCGCCGACGCCGGGGACGAGATTGGGCTGATTTTGGACCGCACAACTTTTTACGGAGAAAGCGGCGGTCAGGTTGGCGACACCGGAACGCTCAGTGCGGATGACGCGGTTCTGGCGGTCAGCGACACCACCAAGAACCATGCCAAAAACTTCATTCACCACTGTACCGTGCAGGCGGGCACCATTCGCATTGGCGACAGCGTCACCACGCAGCCGGACTGGAAGCGCCGGCAGGCCATCATGCGCAACCACACGGCGGCACATCTGCTGCAGGCGGCGCTGCGCCGTGTGTTGGGTACCCATGTGGAGCAGGCGGGTCAGCTGGTCAATGACCGCCACGTGCGCTTTGACTTTACACATTTTGCTGCGCTGACACCGGAGGAACTGCGGAAAGTAGAGGAAATGGTCAATGAGAAAATCCTCTCTGCAGTGCCGGTCGAAAGCAGCGAAATGCCGATTGAGGAAGCCAAAAAGCTGGGCGCCATGGCGCTGTTCGGTGAAAAATACGGAAAAATCGTGCGGGTGGTTTCTGTGGATGATTTCAGTAAGGAATTCTGCGGCGGCACGCATATGGACAATACCGCAAAGCTCGGCTTGTTTAAAATTGTTGCGGAAAGCAGCGTGGCGGCCGGCGTGCGGCGCATCGAAGCCGTGACCGGATACGGTGTTTACCGTCTGCTGAACGACAGCCTGCAAACAATTGACCAGACTGCTGCGGCGCTGAAATCGAATACTTCTGCGGATTTGGTTGCGCATGCGGAGCAGACTGCGGCACAGCTGAAACAGGCAGAAAGTGAACTGGAAAAGTTGAACGCCAAGCTGGCAGGCCGGCAGGTGGAGCAGCTTCTGGCAGCTGCAGAGCAGGCGGGCAGCGTGCGTGTTTGCACCGCCAAGCTGAACGGTGCAGACGCCGGCGTCCTGCGCACCATGTGCGACAAGGTGCGTGACCAAGCGCCGGACATGGTTGCGGTTTTTGCCGGTGTGAACGGCGCCAAGGCGAACATTGCGGTTGCTGTCGGCAAAGATGCCCTTGCCAAGGGTGCGCACGCCGGAAAAATTGCAAAAGCAGTCGCGCAGCTTGCGGGCGGCAATGGCGGCGGCAAGCCGGACTTTGCCATGGCAGGTGCGAAAGATCTGGCAAAACTCGACACCGCTCTGCAGGCGGCCCGCGGCATTACAGCGGAATTTGCAAAATAAGGAATCGGCACTTGCATATTCGTTTCAAAGCGATTATAATAAAACAGGTGCAGGCTTTGCTGCGGCGCTCTGTAAAATTGTGGGAGTGTCTGGCAAAGCCTTTTGTACGGAAAACTGCTGTCTTGTAAAAAGCAAAAGGAGGGAAAAGCATGGACTGTGTATTCTGTAAAATCGCATCCGGAGAAATCCCCAGCACACGGGTGTATGAGGATGACCTCTGCGTTGCGTTTAAGGATCTGGAACCGCAGGCGCCGGTGCATCTTCTGATTATCCCGCGCGCACACATTGCCTCTGTGGCAGAGATTACGCCGGAAAACAGCGCGATTGTCGCGCACATCTTTGAAGTGGCCGCAAAGCTTGCAAAGGAAAATCATCTGGAAAACGGCTGGCGCATTGTCAGCAATGTCGGCGAGGACGGCGGTCAGTCTGTGAAGCATATGCACTTTCACCTTTTGGGCGGACGTGCCATGGCATGGCCTCCCGGCTGATGCAGGAGCAGGCAGGAAAACCGGGCAAGGTTGGGTTTTCCTGAAACATATTGACTACAGAAAGGCCGGTTTTTCGTGAATCAAATCAAAACGATTGATGGCAGAAAGTATTATCATATGACCATAGCAGGCTGCGAGCGCGACCTGCCGATTTGCCCCATCAGCGACACCATGGACATTGCAGGCTTTGTCATGCTGGGCGATGTGGAAATTACGGAGGCAAGCGCCGCCGAACTGCTGAAGCGCTGCCCGGCGCATGATGTGGTGGTCACTGCGGAAACCAAGGGCATTCCGCTTTGCTACGAAATGGCGCGGCAGGGCTGCGGCCGGTACATTGTTGCCCGCAAAGGGCTGAAAGCCTATATGCGCAACCCGATTCATGTGGAGGTCAAGTCCATCACAACGGATCACTTGCAGCAGCTGTATTTGGCTGAGGATGACTACAAGGGCTTAAAGGGCAAGCGTGTGCTGATTGTGGATGATGTCATCAGTACCGGAGAATCCCTGGAAGCCATGGAGAAACTCGTGAACCAATTTGGTGGAGACATCGTCGGCCGCGCGGCTGTGCTTGCGGAGGGCGACGCCCAGAACCGAAAGGATATTCTCTTCTTGGAGCCGCTGCCGCTGTTTAGCCGGGAATAATCGAGTCATGTTGGGGATTACGGAATGAAAAGACCGCTTGCGTTGGTAGGTTTTACATATCTGCTGACACAGGCGGTTTCTGTATTTCTCGGCGGTACCGCAGGGTTCCTGCTCGGTGCCGCCTGCTTGCTGCTGGGGCTTCTGCTTTTGCTGCCGCGCTGTTCGGCGGCCGGCAAAAGCCGTGTGCTGGCAGCGGCGGCTTTTACCGCGGCAGCTGCCTGCCTGTTGGGCGGCTTGGCGCGTCTTCCACTGACGCAGGCGGCGCAGCAGAATGTCGGAAAAACCGTTACGCTGACCGGCGTGGTGACGGAAGAACCGGATTTTTCCACCGGAAAGGCACAGTACACGCTGCGTGTGGAAACCTGCGGCGGAAAAACAGACAGCACGCTCTGCGGCAAAAAAATCCGTTTTACGGCGGGAGAGGACTTTTCTGCAGAGCAGTTTGACCGTGTCACAGGAACGGTGCGCCTCTTTGCACCGACTGCTGCGGGATTCTTTTCCAAGAAGAACCGTCTGCTTGCAGAAGGAGTGGTACTGGAGGGGTATCTGTACGATTTTCGTCCGTTTACGGCAGAGGCGGCGCAGCCGTCGCTTTGGCAGGAGGTTCCGTACCGCATCCGTCAGAGTCTGCTGGAACAGTTTTCGCTGCACCTGCCGTCACCGGAAGATTCCCTGGTGAGTGGTGTTTTGGTTGGTGAGCGGCAGGCGATTCCGGACGCGGTCAATCAGGCGTTTCGCAGTGCCGGCATTTCTCACCTGCTGTCCGTTTCCGGTTTGCACATGGCAACGGTGGCACAGATGCTGCTGCTGCTTTTAGCACTGCTGCCCTTGCCACGCAGAGTCCGGCATCTGCTGGCGTGCGGGGGCGTGCTGCTGTTTATGGGCATCACCTGTTTTGTGCCGTCTGTGCTGCGCAGCGGCATTATGTATCTGGTGCTTTTGTGCGGAAACTGTTTTTACCGGAAAGCGGATGGCTTGAATTTGCTGGGACTTTCTATGCTGCTGCTCTGCCTTGCGAATCCTTATGCAGCAGCGGATTTGAGTTTGCAGCTGAGTTTTGCCGCGACGCTGGGGCTGCTGCTCTGTACCGGCCCCTTGGAGCGTTGGTTTCGGCAGCGTGTGGGTGTGCGCGGCGTGCGCCGCAGGCTGCTGCATCTGCTGTTTGGTACAGCGGCAACCTCTTTGTCAGCAACATTGTTTACCCTGCCGGTGTCACTGCTGGTGTTTGATGAGCTGTCACTGGTTTCTCCACTGGCAAATTTGCTGGTGCTGACACCCTCCGGCTGGATGATTTACGCGGGGTTCGGTGCAGCTTTTACAGGGCCGTTTCCGGTTCTGCACAATGTTTCCACGTTGCTGTGGCAGGTGACAGCGGCATTGGCACGCTGGCTCATTGACAGCGCCGCGTGGTGTGCGTCCCTGCCTTTTGCAAGTGTGCCGACCGGCTATCGCTTCGTGCAGCTTTGGCTTGCCTGCACGCTGTTGCTTCTGGGGGTGGGCTGCCTGCTCTGCCGCCGGCATCGGCGGCTGCCGCTGCGCCTGACGGCAGCGCTTTCCGCCGTGCTGTTCCTGCTGAATCTGCTGGTGTATGAAACGGGTGCCAATGCCCTCAAAATTACGGTTGCTGCGAGCGGAGAGGGTGTCAGTGCGGTGGTAAGCTACGCCGGGCGCGGGGTAGTCATCGGCTTTGGTGCGGACAGCTGGCAGACCGAACGGATTCTGCGCCGCTGCGGGGTTGCAAAATTGGACACCGCTGTGGTGCTGAGCTTATCGAACCGCGAGTGCCAACAGGCGGCTGCTGTTTTGACGGATTGGCATGCAGACCATGTGATTCTGCCCGGTGGTACAGTGTTGGACGGTGCCTTGGAGCAGGCGCTTTCCCATGTGGGCAGCTGCACGGTTGCAGGCACACAGGCACAGGTGTCTTTGTGGCAGCGCAGTGTGTTGCTGACCTTTGCAAACGGTGCGGCCCATCTGCAGGCAGAGGGGCTTTCGGTTCTGTTCTGTGGGGAGGATGCCGACCTGGCAGACGCGCCGGCGGGGTTACTGAACGCGCAGGTGTTGGTGTGCGGCGATCTGCCCAAGCGGGAAGAGATGCTTCAGACTGCTCTGACGGTTCTGTGC encodes:
- a CDS encoding peptidase U32 family protein, giving the protein MKATRPAPRLPELLAPAGDMERLKAAIQFGADAVYLAGTAFGMRSAPSNFTPEQLVQAVEYAHSRGVRIYLTTNIIPRNRDIEGLEPFLRMARDAGVDAFIVTDLGVMAAAQRVAPGVEIHISTQTGVANYAAARQLYEMGAKRVVLARELSLEEVAEVRAKTPKQLEIECFVHGAMCVSFSGRCLLSNYFTGRDGNHGDCAQPCRWKYALCEETRPGQYLPIMEDQDGTYILNAKDMNMSEHLPELLHAGADSLKIEGRAKSAYYTAAATNAYRRALDDALAGEPLTPWVKEELMKISHRQYSTGFYFGRPDQNMDLGSYVRDYEVVAVCESYRNGVAVLSQRNRFFRGDVADVLEPGKAPYLVRMDHIQNGDGEEIESANHAVMRVLLYTETPIASGALLRVQKKQTAEPVART
- a CDS encoding peptidoglycan D,D-transpeptidase FtsI family protein, which gives rise to MPKPAKRILILMTAVFLLLTFCATEVLRIAVWNDSLAKTAVMQQTLTLTFTSGRGSIYDRNLQPLTGGKTSYLAAVVPGKETAAALSKVLTAQQMSSVYDRLKAGAPFLTKLDALVETDGILCFPEQERYPEQMPAAHLIGYLDSGGCGISGVEKAFNSLLTAGSKTTKITYQVDALRHLLPGESPQVLSSVSGAAAGVVLTIDKDLQKIVEDSAAPVLKKGAVVVLEAGTGRILASASFPNYDPTDITKALKSDDGALVNRVLQPYSVGSVFKLAAAAAALEHGADPNAKYTCTGSETVEGLTFHCAGGEAHGTETMCSALANSCNCYFIKLMQAVPQAQFLTMARSLGFGQSTEIAPGLSGSAGTLPALSELANRRALANFSIGQGTLLATPLQIAAMVNAVASQGIYTQPTVYAGQADGTGHLSVQASLQKGVPVFSHRSAQLLCSFMQESMASGTSRPGRPVHVKAAAKTGTAQTGHFTDGKEELICWYTGFFPVDTPKYVVTVLSEGGESGGKTCGPVFQKIADALYPHEIDNTEDCVYNNPIKNVKKQ
- the alaS gene encoding alanine--tRNA ligase — protein: MQWMGLNEIREKYLEFFEGKGHLRLPSFPLIPKDDNSLLLINSGMAPMKKYFTGEVTPPRKRVTTCQKCIRTGDIENVGITDRHGTFFEMLGNFSFGDYFKHEATAWAWEFCTKVMEMPVDKLWVTIYQDDDEAFEVWTKEVGVAADHIVRLGKEDNFWEHGPGPCGPCSEIYFDRGPEHGCGKPTCGVGCDCDRYVEFWNVVFSQFNSDGHGNYPPMEHPNIDTGMGLERLACVMQNVDNLFLVDTMQNIIKKVCTIAGTEYGKDKKKDISIRVITDHVRSVTFMIADGIMPSNNGRGYVLRRLLRRAARHGRLLGIDRSFLTEVAESVIHESCGAYPELTEKKEMIQKVISVEEESFAKTIDQGTAMLNEIMEHHEGTVISGEDAFKLSDTYGFPIDLTKEIAAENGMTVDEETYHQRMQEQRQTARAARKNAGAESWAGESDLLKGVPETEFLGYREQTAQAKVLAIIAGDARAESADAGDEIGLILDRTTFYGESGGQVGDTGTLSADDAVLAVSDTTKNHAKNFIHHCTVQAGTIRIGDSVTTQPDWKRRQAIMRNHTAAHLLQAALRRVLGTHVEQAGQLVNDRHVRFDFTHFAALTPEELRKVEEMVNEKILSAVPVESSEMPIEEAKKLGAMALFGEKYGKIVRVVSVDDFSKEFCGGTHMDNTAKLGLFKIVAESSVAAGVRRIEAVTGYGVYRLLNDSLQTIDQTAAALKSNTSADLVAHAEQTAAQLKQAESELEKLNAKLAGRQVEQLLAAAEQAGSVRVCTAKLNGADAGVLRTMCDKVRDQAPDMVAVFAGVNGAKANIAVAVGKDALAKGAHAGKIAKAVAQLAGGNGGGKPDFAMAGAKDLAKLDTALQAARGITAEFAK
- a CDS encoding histidine triad nucleotide-binding protein is translated as MDCVFCKIASGEIPSTRVYEDDLCVAFKDLEPQAPVHLLIIPRAHIASVAEITPENSAIVAHIFEVAAKLAKENHLENGWRIVSNVGEDGGQSVKHMHFHLLGGRAMAWPPG
- a CDS encoding phosphoribosyltransferase family protein, with translation MTIAGCERDLPICPISDTMDIAGFVMLGDVEITEASAAELLKRCPAHDVVVTAETKGIPLCYEMARQGCGRYIVARKGLKAYMRNPIHVEVKSITTDHLQQLYLAEDDYKGLKGKRVLIVDDVISTGESLEAMEKLVNQFGGDIVGRAAVLAEGDAQNRKDILFLEPLPLFSRE
- a CDS encoding ComEC/Rec2 family competence protein, with translation MKRPLALVGFTYLLTQAVSVFLGGTAGFLLGAACLLLGLLLLLPRCSAAGKSRVLAAAAFTAAAACLLGGLARLPLTQAAQQNVGKTVTLTGVVTEEPDFSTGKAQYTLRVETCGGKTDSTLCGKKIRFTAGEDFSAEQFDRVTGTVRLFAPTAAGFFSKKNRLLAEGVVLEGYLYDFRPFTAEAAQPSLWQEVPYRIRQSLLEQFSLHLPSPEDSLVSGVLVGERQAIPDAVNQAFRSAGISHLLSVSGLHMATVAQMLLLLLALLPLPRRVRHLLACGGVLLFMGITCFVPSVLRSGIMYLVLLCGNCFYRKADGLNLLGLSMLLLCLANPYAAADLSLQLSFAATLGLLLCTGPLERWFRQRVGVRGVRRRLLHLLFGTAATSLSATLFTLPVSLLVFDELSLVSPLANLLVLTPSGWMIYAGFGAAFTGPFPVLHNVSTLLWQVTAALARWLIDSAAWCASLPFASVPTGYRFVQLWLACTLLLLGVGCLLCRRHRRLPLRLTAALSAVLFLLNLLVYETGANALKITVAASGEGVSAVVSYAGRGVVIGFGADSWQTERILRRCGVAKLDTAVVLSLSNRECQQAAAVLTDWHADHVILPGGTVLDGALEQALSHVGSCTVAGTQAQVSLWQRSVLLTFANGAAHLQAEGLSVLFCGEDADLADAPAGLLNAQVLVCGDLPKREEMLQTALTVLCRYPNSLKSYAESRRGLPSVLGGGQDLVLQPQSGAVRIRRND